In a single window of the Desulfovibrio sp. ZJ209 genome:
- a CDS encoding SLC13 family permease — MKNDTRNFLLNLTVVLFLMFGFGYVPPFPGLNEMSMRVIGVFAGVIYGWIMIDIGWPSILGLVALCLTGYMPTGNLLATAFGSQTIVMILALLFLAAFVQQAELTEVIVDFLLSRKATVGKPFLILFNFLLAGFLAAVLSQCLAVLVIFLEIFKEIVRKTGLKPYSAAIPTFMVGMAFAIVIGDISLPFKGCAILGIGAYEAITGETMNLASFTVFMFPMCLATIAFYVLVCKYIFRVDLSLLRNYRHEPSKGAVVTPFKKISLIAIIVSLALLLLPSIIPKDWAISAFFSQLGLGGLSMAILAVLMIIRVNGQALLDMTKVANFFPWKVFFVLVVLLPVAGALSSDAVGLKVLLSDVATSMLSGLPPFLVIFAVVLLPAVLTQFANNMVVTSVFVTIICFMGNALPFDPAVLSCLVIMAANFSMFFPAANPMNAIIFAQRDLVTFRQEAGFGFVACMILCIFLAVAGYGWGCLVF; from the coding sequence GTGAAAAATGACACGAGGAATTTTCTCCTGAACCTGACTGTGGTGTTGTTCTTGATGTTCGGTTTTGGCTATGTGCCGCCTTTTCCGGGCCTCAATGAAATGAGCATGCGGGTCATCGGCGTCTTTGCAGGCGTCATCTACGGCTGGATAATGATCGACATCGGCTGGCCGTCCATTCTCGGGCTGGTGGCCCTGTGCCTGACGGGCTATATGCCCACCGGCAACCTGCTGGCCACGGCATTCGGCTCGCAGACCATCGTCATGATCCTGGCCCTGCTGTTCCTAGCCGCCTTTGTGCAGCAGGCCGAGCTCACGGAAGTTATCGTTGACTTCCTCCTCAGCCGCAAGGCCACCGTTGGCAAGCCCTTCCTCATCCTGTTCAACTTCCTTTTGGCGGGTTTTCTTGCGGCCGTGCTTTCGCAATGCCTGGCCGTGCTTGTCATCTTCCTCGAAATCTTCAAGGAAATCGTGCGCAAGACCGGCCTCAAGCCTTACAGCGCGGCCATACCGACCTTCATGGTGGGCATGGCCTTCGCCATCGTCATCGGCGACATCAGCCTGCCTTTCAAGGGCTGCGCCATCCTCGGCATAGGCGCGTATGAGGCCATCACCGGCGAGACCATGAACCTTGCCTCCTTTACGGTCTTCATGTTTCCCATGTGCCTTGCGACCATCGCCTTCTATGTGCTCGTCTGCAAATACATCTTCCGGGTGGACCTGAGCCTTTTGCGCAACTACCGGCACGAGCCTTCCAAGGGCGCTGTGGTCACGCCCTTCAAGAAGATTTCGCTCATCGCCATCATCGTGAGCCTGGCCTTGTTGCTCCTGCCCAGCATCATCCCCAAGGACTGGGCCATTTCCGCCTTTTTCAGCCAGCTTGGCCTGGGGGGCCTTTCCATGGCCATCCTTGCCGTGCTGATGATCATCCGCGTTAATGGGCAGGCTCTGCTTGACATGACCAAGGTGGCGAACTTCTTTCCCTGGAAGGTCTTTTTTGTGCTGGTCGTACTGTTGCCCGTAGCGGGCGCGCTCTCGTCCGACGCCGTGGGTCTGAAGGTGCTTCTCTCCGACGTCGCCACCTCTATGCTGTCCGGGCTGCCGCCCTTCCTCGTGATATTCGCCGTGGTGCTTCTGCCGGCCGTGCTTACCCAGTTTGCCAATAACATGGTGGTGACCTCGGTCTTCGTTACCATCATCTGCTTCATGGGCAATGCGCTGCCCTTTGACCCGGCGGTGCTGAGCTGCCTTGTCATCATGGCCGCCAACTTTTCCATGTTCTTCCCCGCGGCCAATCCCATGAACGCCATCATCTTCGCCCAAAGGGATCTTGTCACCTTTCGACAGGAAGCCGGTTTCGGCTTTGTCGCCTGCATGATCCTCTGCATCTTCCTCGCCGTTGCAGGCTACGGCTGGGGCTGCCTCGTCTTCTGA
- a CDS encoding N-acyl homoserine lactonase family protein, with product MWKVQPIHVATQHCIRKGMLDTGSPTDATERMDIPFVCWLLMNESSGKMYLVDCGPDYDNETNARLHQPMTMRPGWHIRERLAAMGVDAAKLEGVIVTHLHWDHLKAVNSLPQTLPLLVQREELAWAAASRGTRFAKAYETDIEEVPYFFRCHARYELLEGEREIAPGLRVFPTPGHTRGSQSVLVETAKARLILANDVVNVLENWTPGIRPGNIADGAAYAASLETLRRHERRGCTVVPGHDFRVFTELASLFDEIFPVRGDSAC from the coding sequence ATGTGGAAAGTTCAGCCGATTCATGTCGCCACCCAGCACTGCATCCGAAAGGGGATGCTGGATACGGGCAGTCCCACCGATGCCACCGAGCGCATGGACATTCCCTTTGTCTGCTGGCTGCTCATGAACGAGAGCTCCGGGAAGATGTACCTCGTGGATTGCGGGCCCGATTACGACAACGAGACCAATGCCCGGCTGCACCAGCCCATGACCATGCGCCCGGGCTGGCACATCAGGGAAAGGCTCGCGGCCATGGGCGTTGATGCCGCAAAACTCGAGGGTGTCATCGTCACCCATCTGCACTGGGATCATCTCAAGGCCGTGAACAGCCTGCCGCAGACCCTTCCGCTCCTTGTGCAGCGCGAGGAACTGGCGTGGGCGGCGGCCAGCCGGGGCACGCGCTTCGCCAAGGCCTATGAGACCGACATAGAGGAAGTGCCCTACTTTTTCCGCTGTCACGCCCGCTACGAGCTCTTGGAGGGCGAAAGGGAAATCGCGCCGGGCCTCCGGGTGTTCCCCACGCCGGGCCACACCCGGGGTTCGCAGTCGGTGCTCGTGGAGACGGCCAAGGCTAGGCTCATCCTGGCAAATGATGTCGTGAACGTGCTGGAAAACTGGACGCCCGGTATCCGCCCCGGGAACATCGCCGACGGTGCCGCTTATGCGGCGTCTCTCGAGACCTTGAGGCGGCACGAGCGCCGGGGCTGCACGGTGGTTCCGGGCCATGACTTCCGCGTTTTCACGGAACTGGCGTCGCTCTTTGACGAAATTTTTCCTGTCCGTGGGGATTCTGCCTGTTGA
- a CDS encoding SLC13 family permease — protein sequence MADKTRLSFFINTCIVLFLLFVFGKLPAVGGLTQQGMQVIGVFGGTIFGWVTIGIGWPSLLGVVALGMTDFYTMSDLLALALGSQMITMILCLLLISAFVQQAELTDMILHSLLGLKCAQGKPFLILFLFLLAGFFASILSHCLAVLIIFLELFRNMMKKTGIEPYSSAVPCFFVGMAYAFALGDIALPFKTTAIVGIGAYEAATGTPMNFAAFTVFIFPFCIFLIATYVLSVKYLFRCDLGCLQSYAIDPSQKVEMTTRKKISLLAVIVALLLLLLPNILPAGNIVSDTIRQMGIGGLGLTIVAVLLMVRVDGEPLMDLKKTSSYFSWDVLFMLAFLVPVASALASDQAGIKALLMSGTTAFLQEIPSWLLVLSIVTTGAFITNFSNNTVVCGVFVPIACMLTSMLNLNPQIITSLIIAASCIAIFFPAASPLSAVLFSQKELVTFRQQCGLGLKTFVVQCVIIAFAGLAWGRLVF from the coding sequence ATGGCGGATAAAACCAGGCTTTCCTTCTTCATCAACACCTGCATCGTGCTTTTCCTCCTCTTCGTGTTCGGCAAGCTCCCCGCCGTGGGGGGCCTGACGCAGCAGGGGATGCAGGTCATTGGCGTGTTTGGGGGCACCATCTTTGGCTGGGTGACCATCGGCATTGGCTGGCCGTCGCTTTTGGGCGTGGTCGCCCTCGGCATGACCGACTTTTACACTATGAGCGATCTGCTGGCCCTGGCCCTGGGCTCGCAGATGATCACCATGATCCTGTGCCTGCTGCTCATTTCCGCCTTCGTGCAGCAGGCGGAGCTCACGGACATGATCCTCCACAGCCTGCTGGGGCTCAAGTGCGCGCAGGGAAAGCCCTTCCTCATCCTGTTCCTCTTCCTGCTCGCGGGCTTTTTCGCGAGCATCCTTTCGCACTGCCTTGCCGTGCTCATCATCTTTCTGGAACTCTTCCGCAACATGATGAAGAAAACCGGCATCGAGCCCTATTCATCGGCCGTGCCCTGCTTCTTCGTGGGCATGGCCTATGCCTTCGCCCTCGGCGACATCGCCCTGCCCTTCAAGACCACGGCCATCGTGGGCATCGGCGCCTATGAGGCCGCCACGGGGACGCCCATGAACTTCGCCGCCTTCACGGTGTTCATCTTCCCCTTCTGCATCTTCCTCATCGCCACCTATGTGCTCTCCGTCAAGTACCTTTTCCGCTGCGATCTCGGCTGCCTCCAGTCCTATGCCATCGACCCCTCGCAAAAGGTGGAGATGACCACGCGCAAGAAGATTTCCCTGCTTGCGGTCATCGTGGCCCTGCTGCTGCTTCTGCTGCCCAACATCCTGCCCGCGGGCAATATCGTGAGCGACACCATCCGCCAGATGGGCATCGGCGGCCTGGGGCTGACCATCGTGGCCGTGCTTTTGATGGTGCGCGTGGACGGCGAGCCGCTCATGGACCTGAAAAAGACTTCCAGCTATTTTTCCTGGGATGTTCTCTTCATGCTCGCCTTCCTCGTGCCCGTGGCGTCGGCGCTGGCTTCCGACCAGGCGGGCATCAAGGCCCTGCTCATGAGCGGCACCACGGCCTTTTTGCAAGAGATTCCCTCCTGGCTGCTTGTGCTCTCCATCGTCACTACCGGGGCCTTTATCACCAATTTTTCCAACAATACGGTGGTCTGCGGGGTTTTCGTGCCCATCGCCTGCATGTTGACGTCCATGCTGAACCTCAACCCGCAAATCATCACGAGCCTCATCATCGCCGCCTCCTGCATCGCCATCTTCTTCCCGGCGGCGTCGCCCCTGAGCGCCGTGCTGTTTTCCCAGAAGGAGCTCGTGACCTTCAGGCAGCAATGCGGCCTTGGCCTGAAAACCTTTGTGGTGCAGTGCGTCATCATCGCCTTTGCGGGCCTCGCCTGGGGCAGGCTGGTGTTTTGA
- a CDS encoding N-acyl homoserine lactonase family protein: MWKITPLHVGTLDTIMCSVIMKHGVKSNPGELTQLYHIAWLLEDDERGRKVLVDTGGDDNLERNSRLHNPIRRDEGKHVIEMLARHGVKPEQLDAIIITHLHWDHAQAILDLPRELPVYVQREELHFALDPYPTDRKYYEADATDQVPYYLQCYHQYKLVDGDVEIEPGLSVVHLPGHSNGSQGVVVDTKDGRFVIAGDMINIRANWEQRMPGGLYNDIKRYFDSFAKLEKLEKGGAVILPSHDRWVLDTYPVIG; encoded by the coding sequence ATGTGGAAAATCACCCCCCTGCATGTTGGCACGCTGGACACCATCATGTGCAGCGTCATCATGAAGCATGGCGTCAAGTCCAACCCCGGGGAGCTGACCCAGCTCTACCATATTGCATGGCTGCTCGAGGATGATGAGCGTGGCCGCAAGGTACTGGTGGATACAGGGGGCGATGACAACCTGGAGCGCAATTCGCGCCTGCACAATCCCATCCGGCGCGACGAGGGCAAGCATGTCATTGAGATGCTGGCGCGACATGGCGTGAAGCCCGAACAGCTGGACGCCATCATCATCACCCACCTCCACTGGGACCATGCCCAGGCCATCCTTGACCTGCCGCGGGAGCTACCCGTCTATGTACAGCGCGAGGAACTGCATTTCGCGCTCGACCCCTATCCCACGGACCGCAAATACTATGAAGCGGACGCCACGGACCAGGTGCCGTACTATCTCCAGTGCTACCATCAGTACAAACTGGTGGACGGCGATGTGGAGATCGAGCCCGGCCTTTCCGTGGTGCATCTGCCCGGGCATTCCAACGGTTCTCAGGGCGTGGTGGTGGACACAAAGGACGGCCGCTTCGTCATCGCGGGCGACATGATCAATATCCGCGCCAACTGGGAGCAGCGGATGCCCGGCGGCCTGTACAACGACATAAAGCGTTACTTCGACTCCTTCGCCAAGCTGGAGAAGCTTGAGAAGGGAGGCGCCGTCATCCTGCCCAGTCACGACCGCTGGGTGCTGGACACCTACCCCGTGATTGGCTGA
- a CDS encoding glycyl-radical enzyme activating protein, producing MGKLTGRIFNIQKFSVHDGPGVRDTIFMKGCPLRCTWCSNPESQRHGLQLGWREKKCVGCGVCLKTCEHAALGRAENGAIVRAPGKCAKCLACVKRCYAKAMHVYGEDVTVDELYGRIRNKPQAWRVDGGVTVSGGEPLMQADFVGELLAKFRRYGIHTAIETTLCASFDKVAKVAAHCSLIYADMKLADPVAHKRHTGVDNSLIKENFLRLKKEFPEVQLIARTPVIPGVNDNEAELGAIADFLKTVPGLDDYELLPFHGFAQPKYHQLGIDYQFKDIPNMDKESVLRKNAALKERIGLKR from the coding sequence ATGGGCAAGCTCACAGGACGCATCTTCAATATCCAGAAGTTCTCGGTGCATGACGGACCGGGCGTTCGCGACACCATCTTCATGAAGGGCTGCCCGCTCAGGTGCACCTGGTGCTCCAACCCCGAGTCCCAGCGGCACGGCCTGCAACTGGGCTGGCGGGAAAAGAAGTGCGTCGGCTGCGGAGTTTGCCTCAAGACCTGCGAACATGCAGCCCTCGGGCGCGCGGAGAACGGCGCCATCGTCCGCGCGCCCGGGAAATGCGCCAAGTGCCTCGCCTGCGTGAAGCGCTGCTACGCCAAGGCCATGCACGTCTATGGCGAGGACGTGACCGTGGACGAGCTCTACGGCCGCATCCGCAACAAGCCGCAGGCCTGGCGCGTGGACGGCGGCGTCACCGTGAGCGGCGGCGAGCCGCTGATGCAGGCCGACTTTGTGGGCGAGCTTCTGGCGAAGTTCCGGCGCTACGGCATCCACACGGCCATCGAGACCACGCTCTGCGCCTCCTTCGACAAGGTGGCGAAAGTGGCCGCCCACTGCTCGCTCATCTATGCGGACATGAAGCTCGCCGACCCCGTGGCCCACAAGCGACACACCGGCGTGGACAACAGCCTCATCAAGGAAAACTTCCTGCGCCTCAAGAAGGAGTTCCCGGAAGTCCAGCTCATCGCGCGCACGCCGGTCATCCCCGGCGTCAACGACAACGAGGCCGAGCTCGGGGCCATAGCCGACTTCCTCAAGACCGTGCCCGGGCTGGACGATTACGAGCTTCTGCCCTTCCACGGTTTCGCCCAGCCCAAGTACCACCAGCTGGGCATCGACTACCAGTTCAAGGACATTCCTAACATGGACAAGGAAAGCGTGCTCAGGAAAAACGCGGCCTTGAAAGAACGGATAGGCTTGAAGCGTTGA
- a CDS encoding pyruvate formate lyase family protein — translation MSVCTMESSCMTGQEQRLADGRGQSSPRERTNKALNVMRAQRPRLDIERAVLFTESMRETEQYPLVLRWGKAVRHILENIPVVIQEGELLVGTIGGPGRISPLYPELRCGWFPKGMPETQKKDAYAVRSEDIATFMEKVEPYWRGKTAHERYLALMPKATRDIIYGDDDYGATGLMQDNSNINSTLNWSGIFDKIINRGVLALKKEAEDKLAEIESNPANGDYDKIPFLQAVIECYEGMLTYAARYAAELMTLAATEKDPARKRELERMAEICTRVPAHPARDFWEAMQAHWFAQIAYRAEQQISGGVALHRFDQYMNPLYVKDLEEGKITEDFALELLEAMWLKIAQVVPFSATNAGNYWEGYAHFENCTIGGVDKYGRDATNEMTYLILRSKKEFPLHYPEVSLRVHAGTPHELLHAAAELVKEGCGFPKFFNDETIITQLMCNGVPLSHARDYSAAGCTEIRMPNIDTYLPLGGNINLAAALEMALNDGWAHFGPRYEKLLTPSIARKDIKSFDDVMSNLRECVDFYVDHFMKRMSALELTNKQCLAAPFMSSQSDICMENLTDIHQCVMPGSNQHDTGNVNFNGFGTCAEALASIKKLVFEDKILSLDELLEAVNSDFENNEPLRQLMLNVPKYGNNDAWADAIARDLDQMIGELVHDRQSVFGEKYLKYVPVTSHVGLGNKTWATANGRHKHTFLSEGISPTQGADVDGPLSTMMSIANSTSRVYPNSCARLLNLKLNPQVVAGEKGTQDLINLIRNFVDLKLWHVQIGIYNKDVLLKAREKPEDYKNLIVRVAGYSAYFVELSPSMQGEIIARTEHEMV, via the coding sequence ATGAGCGTTTGCACCATGGAATCGAGCTGCATGACCGGCCAGGAACAGCGCCTTGCGGACGGGCGCGGACAGTCCAGCCCCAGGGAGCGCACCAACAAGGCGCTCAACGTGATGCGTGCCCAGCGGCCGCGCCTCGACATCGAGCGCGCCGTGCTGTTCACCGAGTCCATGCGTGAGACCGAGCAATATCCGCTGGTGCTCCGCTGGGGCAAGGCCGTGCGCCACATCCTGGAGAATATCCCGGTGGTCATCCAGGAGGGCGAGCTGCTCGTGGGCACCATCGGTGGCCCCGGCCGCATCTCGCCGCTCTATCCCGAGCTGCGCTGCGGCTGGTTCCCCAAGGGCATGCCCGAGACGCAGAAAAAGGACGCCTACGCCGTGCGCTCCGAGGACATCGCCACCTTCATGGAAAAGGTGGAGCCCTACTGGCGCGGCAAGACGGCGCACGAGCGCTATCTCGCCCTCATGCCCAAGGCCACGCGCGACATCATCTATGGCGACGACGACTACGGCGCCACGGGCCTCATGCAGGACAATTCCAACATCAACTCCACGCTCAACTGGAGCGGCATCTTCGACAAGATCATCAATCGCGGCGTCCTGGCGCTGAAGAAAGAAGCCGAGGACAAGCTGGCCGAGATCGAGTCCAACCCCGCCAACGGGGACTATGACAAGATTCCCTTCCTCCAGGCCGTCATCGAGTGCTACGAGGGGATGCTCACCTATGCGGCCCGTTATGCGGCCGAGCTCATGACCTTGGCGGCCACGGAAAAGGACCCGGCGCGCAAGCGCGAGCTCGAGCGCATGGCGGAAATCTGCACCCGTGTGCCCGCGCATCCGGCCCGCGATTTCTGGGAGGCCATGCAGGCGCACTGGTTCGCGCAGATCGCCTACCGCGCCGAGCAGCAGATCAGCGGCGGCGTGGCCCTGCACCGCTTCGACCAGTACATGAACCCCCTCTACGTGAAGGACCTCGAGGAAGGCAAGATCACCGAGGATTTCGCCCTCGAGCTGCTCGAGGCCATGTGGCTCAAGATTGCCCAGGTAGTGCCCTTCAGCGCCACCAACGCGGGCAACTACTGGGAAGGCTACGCCCACTTCGAGAACTGCACCATCGGCGGCGTGGACAAGTACGGCCGCGACGCCACCAACGAAATGACCTATCTCATCCTGCGCTCCAAGAAGGAATTTCCCCTGCACTATCCCGAAGTTTCGCTGCGCGTCCATGCCGGCACGCCGCACGAGCTTTTGCATGCGGCGGCGGAACTGGTGAAGGAGGGCTGCGGCTTCCCCAAGTTCTTCAATGACGAGACCATCATCACCCAGCTCATGTGCAACGGCGTGCCGCTCTCGCACGCGCGGGACTATTCGGCGGCCGGCTGCACCGAGATACGGATGCCGAATATCGACACCTATCTCCCGCTCGGCGGCAACATCAACCTCGCCGCCGCGCTGGAAATGGCGCTCAACGACGGCTGGGCGCACTTCGGCCCGCGTTACGAAAAGCTGCTCACGCCGTCCATCGCCCGCAAGGACATCAAGAGCTTTGACGATGTGATGAGCAACCTGCGCGAGTGCGTGGACTTTTACGTCGACCACTTCATGAAGCGCATGTCCGCGCTGGAGCTCACCAACAAGCAGTGCCTGGCCGCGCCCTTCATGTCCTCGCAGAGCGACATCTGCATGGAAAACCTCACGGACATCCACCAGTGCGTCATGCCGGGCAGCAACCAGCACGACACCGGCAATGTCAACTTCAACGGCTTCGGCACCTGTGCCGAGGCGCTGGCTTCCATCAAGAAGCTGGTCTTTGAGGACAAGATACTCTCCCTCGACGAGCTGCTCGAGGCCGTGAACAGCGATTTCGAGAACAACGAGCCCCTGCGCCAGCTCATGCTCAACGTGCCCAAGTACGGCAACAACGACGCCTGGGCCGACGCCATCGCCCGAGACCTCGACCAGATGATCGGCGAGCTCGTGCACGACCGTCAGTCCGTGTTCGGCGAGAAATACCTCAAGTATGTGCCCGTCACCTCGCATGTGGGCCTCGGCAACAAGACCTGGGCCACGGCCAATGGCCGCCACAAGCACACCTTCCTTTCCGAGGGCATCTCGCCCACCCAGGGCGCGGACGTGGACGGCCCGCTCTCGACCATGATGTCCATCGCCAATTCCACGAGCCGCGTCTATCCCAACAGTTGCGCGCGCCTGCTCAACCTCAAGCTCAACCCCCAGGTGGTGGCCGGCGAGAAGGGCACGCAGGACCTCATCAACCTCATCCGCAACTTCGTGGACCTCAAGCTCTGGCATGTGCAGATCGGCATCTACAACAAGGATGTGCTGCTCAAGGCGCGGGAAAAGCCGGAGGACTACAAGAACCTCATCGTGCGCGTGGCGGGCTACAGCGCCTACTTTGTGGAGCTTTCGCCCAGCATGCAGGGCGAGATCATCGCGCGCACCGAACACGAGATGGTGTAG
- a CDS encoding radical SAM protein — MHYTGQIYRPPMESETPLLQITSGCSHNRCAFCTMYEGTPFTVSRMEDIEADLDELRQVYGGGVRRLFQLNGDSFALPTRKLLKIAEMIHAHFPRIETIACYASIRNIGHKSDQDLKELRQAGYNDLYIGLESGWAPALVQMRKGFTREEADKQLDRLKKAGIRYGALLMFGLGGQGNGERSARETANMLKRNMPFVISAVPTAIAEGSQLERMREAGEYTPPTERELIEEELLLLQALEPEQGCYFFGRHPYNAVPVGGYLSEKDRMIKRLSRALADLPGEYLESSQQRGHL; from the coding sequence ATGCATTACACCGGCCAGATTTATCGACCGCCCATGGAAAGCGAAACTCCGCTTTTGCAGATAACCAGTGGCTGTTCGCACAACCGCTGCGCCTTTTGCACCATGTATGAAGGGACGCCGTTCACGGTGTCCCGCATGGAGGATATTGAAGCCGATCTCGATGAACTGCGGCAGGTCTATGGCGGTGGTGTTCGGCGTCTTTTCCAGCTGAACGGGGATTCGTTCGCCTTGCCGACACGAAAACTGCTGAAAATCGCCGAAATGATACATGCGCATTTTCCGCGCATCGAAACCATCGCCTGCTATGCTTCCATAAGAAATATCGGGCATAAGAGCGATCAGGACCTGAAAGAGCTGCGCCAAGCCGGCTATAACGACCTCTATATCGGGCTTGAGTCCGGCTGGGCGCCGGCTCTCGTCCAGATGCGCAAGGGATTTACTCGCGAGGAGGCCGACAAGCAGCTTGACCGCCTGAAAAAAGCGGGCATCCGTTATGGGGCGCTCCTGATGTTCGGTCTCGGCGGGCAGGGCAATGGCGAGAGAAGCGCAAGGGAGACGGCAAACATGCTCAAGCGGAACATGCCCTTTGTCATTTCCGCCGTCCCGACGGCCATTGCCGAAGGGAGCCAGCTTGAGCGCATGCGGGAGGCCGGCGAATACACTCCACCCACCGAAAGGGAATTGATCGAGGAAGAACTGCTCTTGCTTCAAGCATTGGAGCCCGAGCAAGGGTGTTATTTCTTCGGCAGGCATCCCTACAACGCGGTTCCCGTGGGTGGGTATCTTTCCGAAAAGGACAGAATGATCAAGCGCCTCTCGCGGGCCCTGGCCGATTTGCCCGGGGAATATCTGGAAAGCAGCCAGCAAAGGGGGCACCTCTAG
- a CDS encoding integrase arm-type DNA-binding domain-containing protein, producing the protein MPPTGSKLWRMAYRFAGKSKLLSFGDYPAVFLKDARGRREEAKGLLANGIDVSPEKSRQAGTGHAERDCFENIALDWHRTRLAGFSEKHQGTAQYRLNTYILPIIGKKHIASLEAPEILALVKSTEGKGNHETARRVLQNCH; encoded by the coding sequence GTGCCCCCGACGGGAAGCAAGCTCTGGCGCATGGCCTACCGTTTTGCGGGCAAGTCAAAGCTGCTCAGTTTTGGCGATTATCCCGCTGTCTTCTTGAAAGACGCGCGAGGGCGACGCGAGGAGGCAAAGGGGCTTCTCGCCAATGGCATCGACGTCAGCCCAGAAAAAAGCCGCCAAGCGGGAACAGGCCACGCTGAACGCGACTGCTTTGAAAACATCGCTCTGGACTGGCATCGGACGCGTCTTGCCGGATTTTCGGAAAAACATCAGGGGACAGCCCAGTATCGCTTAAATACCTACATTCTCCCCATCATCGGGAAAAAACACATAGCCAGTCTTGAAGCGCCGGAGATTCTCGCGCTCGTCAAGAGTACCGAAGGCAAAGGAAATCACGAAACCGCGCGCAGGGTGCTTCAAAATTGCCATTGA
- a CDS encoding GNAT family N-acetyltransferase, which produces MKLLFDFLMPDMERGGFTCGEPALDTYLHKQAGQDMRRSFATVIAARPKANPNKVVDFSTFSAASIIFTSLPNEIARKIPRSPAVPAIRLGRLAVNASQQGKHIGSLLVLDALRRACRNELAWAIILVNTKNENAAIFY; this is translated from the coding sequence ATGAAGCTCCTCTTCGATTTCCTGATGCCTGACATGGAGAGGGGAGGATTTACTTGTGGCGAACCAGCTCTTGACACCTATCTGCACAAGCAAGCCGGCCAGGATATGCGGCGCAGTTTTGCCACAGTGATTGCAGCACGGCCAAAGGCGAACCCAAACAAGGTCGTGGACTTCTCCACCTTTTCCGCCGCCTCCATTATTTTCACCTCTCTCCCCAATGAAATAGCTCGCAAGATACCGCGCTCTCCCGCCGTTCCCGCAATTCGTCTTGGCCGATTGGCGGTGAATGCCTCGCAGCAAGGGAAACATATCGGGAGCCTGCTGGTTCTGGATGCTTTGCGGCGAGCCTGCCGAAACGAACTGGCTTGGGCCATTATTCTGGTGAACACCAAAAACGAGAACGCTGCCATCTTCTATTAA